Proteins encoded within one genomic window of Amycolatopsis sp. 2-15:
- a CDS encoding murein transglycosylase, which yields MADTTQTTSPPRRYVSRIALSLGLVLTGIVLVVTIGVRNPVPAAPPQAAAAPVSSFSVQPQRPQSGGAAPRAGLAAPPDRPTESDQAELDAWATRVAGKTQLPARVLAAYGRAEMWMRRQKPACHLSWATLAGIGHLATPSLTVSAAGDAPATGTGLGPLHFTQASWKKYAERANGDGKPANPHNIDDAAFTAARYLCSGGDDLGTPSGWWRAMLFYNASVDYVQSVFSAADSYAAASVAP from the coding sequence GTGGCCGATACCACTCAGACGACGTCTCCGCCTCGTCGCTACGTCAGCCGGATCGCGTTGTCACTGGGACTGGTGCTCACGGGGATCGTGCTGGTGGTGACCATCGGCGTACGCAACCCGGTGCCGGCCGCTCCTCCCCAGGCCGCCGCTGCGCCCGTTTCGTCGTTTTCGGTGCAGCCGCAGCGGCCCCAATCGGGCGGCGCCGCGCCGCGCGCCGGGCTGGCCGCGCCACCCGACCGTCCGACGGAATCCGACCAGGCGGAGCTCGACGCGTGGGCCACTCGCGTCGCCGGGAAGACCCAGCTGCCCGCCCGCGTCCTCGCCGCGTACGGCCGCGCGGAGATGTGGATGCGGCGCCAGAAACCGGCCTGCCACCTGTCCTGGGCCACTCTCGCGGGCATCGGCCACCTGGCGACGCCCTCGCTCACGGTTTCCGCCGCCGGCGATGCTCCGGCCACCGGCACCGGGCTGGGTCCGCTGCACTTCACCCAGGCCTCCTGGAAGAAGTACGCCGAACGCGCCAACGGCGATGGCAAACCCGCCAACCCCCATAACATCGACGACGCCGCCTTCACGGCCGCCCGCTACCTCTGCTCCGGCGGCGACGACCTCGGCACCCCCTCGGGCTGGTGGCGCGCGATGCTGTTCTACAACGCTTCGGTGGACTACGTGCAGAGCGTGTTCTCCGCCGCGGATTCCTATGCGGCGGCGAGTGTCGCTCCCTGA
- a CDS encoding tetratricopeptide repeat protein, protein MTDAAAAPEPPGEDRFRAFRRAEDLVERHRPLDALKALEPLLDETDKPSVQLLAGRAYFHSAQLRRAERAFTRVLELDPTDHYARFVLGRTLQRLGRLAEALAQLRMASAMNPVPEYLEAIAEVTARITLQDR, encoded by the coding sequence ATGACGGACGCCGCAGCAGCACCAGAGCCCCCCGGCGAAGACCGTTTCCGTGCCTTCCGCCGGGCCGAGGATCTGGTCGAACGCCACCGCCCGCTCGACGCGCTCAAGGCGCTCGAACCCCTGCTCGACGAGACGGACAAACCGAGTGTCCAGCTCCTCGCCGGCCGCGCCTACTTCCACTCCGCGCAGTTGCGCCGGGCGGAGCGCGCGTTCACGCGGGTCCTCGAGCTGGATCCGACGGATCACTACGCCCGCTTCGTCCTCGGGCGGACCCTCCAGCGCCTCGGCCGGTTGGCCGAGGCGCTGGCGCAACTGCGGATGGCTTCGGCGATGAACCCCGTGCCGGAGTACCTGGAGGCGATCGCGGAAGTGACGGCGCGGATCACGTTGCAGGATCGCTGA
- a CDS encoding VOC family protein, producing the protein MSSGQEPGYLGLAPYLYYTDATAALEWLTRVFGFREEVRFEDASGEVFQATLCAGTGTVQLAGVGPEYWAAKGVEGPVGQLNIIYVTDVDAQYKRVRSLLGEDAEPEPPQDQPYGARVFTVADPGGNSWTFWQQTSQTVELPSGWREVRPEHPDGH; encoded by the coding sequence ATGAGCAGCGGACAGGAACCCGGCTACCTGGGCCTGGCGCCCTACCTCTACTACACCGACGCGACGGCGGCGCTGGAGTGGCTGACCAGGGTCTTCGGCTTCCGGGAGGAAGTGCGGTTCGAGGACGCGTCCGGGGAGGTCTTCCAGGCGACGCTCTGCGCGGGTACCGGAACGGTCCAGCTCGCGGGCGTCGGTCCCGAATACTGGGCGGCCAAGGGCGTCGAGGGACCGGTCGGGCAGCTGAACATCATCTACGTGACCGACGTCGACGCGCAATACAAGCGCGTGCGCTCGTTGCTGGGCGAGGACGCCGAGCCGGAGCCACCGCAGGACCAGCCGTACGGCGCGCGCGTGTTCACGGTGGCGGACCCCGGGGGCAACAGCTGGACGTTCTGGCAGCAGACGTCGCAGACCGTCGAGCTGCCGTCCGGGTGGCGTGAAGTGCGGCCGGAGCACCCTGATGGGCACTGA